From the genome of Candidatus Eremiobacteraceae bacterium:
CCTTGCCGGCCGGTCAGCGAATCATCTTCTGTGTCCGGCTCGGATCCCGCGAATATGTAGTACGCCCAGCTCACGCCGTGTGCGTGCAGCAGGTACGTGAGATCGGTCCACGCATAGTTGGGCGGCGCATGCGTGCGCAGCCGCGGCGGTCCGAAGTCCGGCGGCATGCCCGGACTCTGCAACGCGTTCGTGCACGATGAAGGATCGTCGGGCACGGCGCAATGCGCCGACCACTCGGAGACCATGAACAGATGTTCCGGCAAGCTCCACGACGCGTTCGGCTCGAACATCGCGTCTTGCAGAACAAAATTGTCCGCATAGTCCCAATAGTTCGGCAGCTCGCGACGATCGTGGTAGCCCATGACGTCCGGAACCGTCGCGCCTTGGCAACGCGGATCGTGACTCAAGCCCTTGCACTTGATGTCGCCGTGTTCCGATCGGTCGATGAAGCCGTCCATCCGTCCGCCATCGATGTCGGCGACGGCGTCTTTCTGACCGTGCGGACCGCCGTAGTTGATGTCCGCTGAATCGTGATAGGGCGCCACGCATTTGCCTCTGGCCGGGTCGGTGACACAGACGGTCGGCACCCCGTTGCGCATCGGGATCCCGTTGACGCCGGGATACGTCCCGAAATAACTATCGAAAGAGCGGTTCTCTTGCATGATCACGATGATATGCTTGATCTTTTGGATCCCGCCCGCGTCGGTCGCCGCCGATGCCGAGGACGACGGCGCGAGCGCGGCACCGCCTTGAATGGCGGCCAGAACGGCGGCAAGCGTGATGGGTGCAAATTGACGAGCATGCATGATGGACATTATACGCCAAAACTGCCGCACTTGGGATGAAAGGCGGATTGGAGCAATCCGCTGACCGTCAGAAGGTTCGCGGTGCGCTGCGCCGCAAACCGAGACGCGAAACAAGCGATCGTGGAGAATGAACGAGCGATGAACTCGACCGATTCCGTCGCGGCCTTTCGGGCGCTGCACGCCCAAGACCGTGTTCTCGTCATCCCCAATGTTTGGGATGCGGCCTCGGCGGCCGTGTTCAAAAGCGCCGGCGCTCAGGCGATCGCCACGACGAGCTGTGGTCTCGCCTGGTCATGCGGATACCCGGACGGCGATATGCTGCCGCAAGACAGCATGCTCTTCGCCGTTCGCGCGATCTGTCGCGTGGCGCGCGGCACACCCGTCTCGGTGGATTTCGAAAGCGGTTATTCGAGTGATCCGCGCGCCGTCGCAGACGCGGTCTTGCAGCTGCGCGAGATCGGCGTGGCAGGCATCAATCTCGAGGACGGCGCCGATCGACCACAACTGACTGCCGAAAAGATCATCGCCATCAAGCGCGCTGTCGCAGGTCATGGTGATATCTTCATCAACGCGCGTACCGACGTCTATCTTCGCGAACTCGCAGCCGGAGAGGATGCGGTACGCGAGACGATCGAGCGAGGAAAGCGATTCCAAGATGCGGGCGCCGACGGTTTTTTCGTACCGGCTCTGACCGAGAACGGCGCGATCGAACGGATAACCTCGTCGGTCCCGCTGCCGCTGAACGCGCTCGTATGGCCGGGGTTGGCGCCAACGGATACGCTCTATAAGCTCGGCGTTCGCCGCTTGAGCGCGGGTGGCCGTCTTGCCGAAGTCGCTCTGAGCGCTGCACGCACCGCGGCGCGCGCGTTCATGCGCGACGAATCGCGCGACGAGGCGGTCGCTCATCCGGGCGGCGTGACGTACGACGAGATGAACGCACTCTTTCAATAGGAGACGGCTCTCGTGTCGACCGACTTTCGC
Proteins encoded in this window:
- a CDS encoding isocitrate lyase/phosphoenolpyruvate mutase family protein, producing MNSTDSVAAFRALHAQDRVLVIPNVWDAASAAVFKSAGAQAIATTSCGLAWSCGYPDGDMLPQDSMLFAVRAICRVARGTPVSVDFESGYSSDPRAVADAVLQLREIGVAGINLEDGADRPQLTAEKIIAIKRAVAGHGDIFINARTDVYLRELAAGEDAVRETIERGKRFQDAGADGFFVPALTENGAIERITSSVPLPLNALVWPGLAPTDTLYKLGVRRLSAGGRLAEVALSAARTAARAFMRDESRDEAVAHPGGVTYDEMNALFQ
- a CDS encoding alkaline phosphatase family protein, whose product is MHARQFAPITLAAVLAAIQGGAALAPSSSASAATDAGGIQKIKHIIVIMQENRSFDSYFGTYPGVNGIPMRNGVPTVCVTDPARGKCVAPYHDSADINYGGPHGQKDAVADIDGGRMDGFIDRSEHGDIKCKGLSHDPRCQGATVPDVMGYHDRRELPNYWDYADNFVLQDAMFEPNASWSLPEHLFMVSEWSAHCAVPDDPSSCTNALQSPGMPPDFGPPRLRTHAPPNYAWTDLTYLLHAHGVSWAYYIFAGSEPDTEDDSLTGRQGRLGARTPGIWNPLPFFTTVRQDGQLSNIESIDEFYAAAKNGTLPSVVWICPNSRVSEHPPAAVSAGQQYVTGVINAVMQGPDWKSSAIFLAWDDWGGFYDHVKPPTVDQNGYGLRVPALVISPYARRGYIDHQTLSFDAYVKFIEDDFLSSERIDPKTDGRPDPRPDVRENQPILGDLRNDFDFSQEPRAPLILDPSKALVNSGG